Proteins encoded by one window of Caldicellulosiruptoraceae bacterium PP1:
- the rpiB gene encoding ribose 5-phosphate isomerase B: MKIAIGCDHAGVRMKETIKDFLTKLGHTVEDFGTYTEQSCDYPDIALEVSTRVANNEFEKGILICGTGIGMCIAANKVKGIRAALCHDTFSAKATREHNNANILTMGARVIGEGLALDIVKLFVETEFSNEVRHQNRVNKISTIENQ; encoded by the coding sequence TTGAAAATAGCAATTGGTTGCGATCATGCTGGGGTTAGAATGAAAGAGACAATAAAAGATTTCTTAACAAAGTTGGGACATACTGTTGAGGATTTCGGAACTTATACAGAACAAAGCTGCGATTATCCAGATATTGCTTTGGAGGTTTCTACAAGAGTTGCTAACAATGAATTTGAAAAAGGTATACTTATATGTGGGACAGGTATTGGCATGTGTATTGCAGCAAACAAGGTAAAAGGTATAAGAGCTGCTCTTTGCCATGATACCTTTTCAGCAAAAGCCACAAGAGAGCACAATAATGCAAACATTTTAACTATGGGTGCAAGAGTAATAGGTGAAGGATTAGCTCTTGATATTGTTAAATTGTTTGTTGAGACAGAATTTTCTAATGAGGTAAGACATCAAAATAGAGTGAACAAGATATCTACAATTGAAAATCAATAG
- a CDS encoding UDP-N-acetylglucosamine 1-carboxyvinyltransferase produces MIINGGKPLKGEVTISGAKNAAVAIIPAALMAEGESIIENLPFIEDVFAIDDILLHLGAKIEYNEDHSLKIDTSNIVNYQAPYEAVKKIRASYYFIGALLAKFGQAEVAMPGGCNFGNRPIDQHIKGFRALGADIKIENGIIKAYAKKLKGTHLYLDVVSVGTTINLMLAASLAEGTTVIENAAKEPHVVDVANFLNAMGGKVIGAGTDTIRIQGVEKLKPTRYAIIPDQIEAGTFMIAAAATKGHIKVNNIIPLHLDSLSAKLIEMGAEVNIYEDSIEVKANNRLEKTSIKTMPYPGFPTDLQPQMAVLMAISEGTSIITEGVWENRYQYVEELKKMGANIKVDGRLAVIEGVEKLQGAEVSATDLRAGAALVLAGLTAEGKTEIYNTRNIDRGYEDIDKKLKSLGAEISREE; encoded by the coding sequence ATGATTATAAATGGAGGCAAACCTTTAAAAGGTGAGGTTACAATTTCTGGTGCAAAGAACGCAGCTGTTGCAATAATTCCAGCAGCATTAATGGCAGAAGGTGAAAGTATTATTGAAAACTTGCCTTTTATAGAAGATGTGTTTGCTATTGATGATATATTATTACATTTAGGTGCAAAGATAGAATATAATGAAGACCATTCATTGAAAATAGATACTTCAAACATAGTAAATTATCAAGCTCCATATGAAGCTGTTAAAAAAATTAGAGCTTCATATTATTTTATTGGGGCACTTCTTGCAAAATTTGGTCAAGCTGAGGTTGCTATGCCAGGTGGCTGCAACTTTGGCAATCGTCCGATTGACCAACATATAAAAGGCTTTAGGGCACTTGGGGCAGATATAAAGATAGAAAATGGCATTATAAAGGCATACGCAAAAAAACTAAAAGGAACACATTTATATCTTGATGTTGTTTCAGTTGGCACAACAATAAATCTAATGCTTGCAGCCTCTTTAGCAGAAGGAACTACTGTTATTGAAAACGCTGCTAAAGAGCCACATGTTGTTGATGTTGCCAACTTTTTAAATGCCATGGGTGGAAAAGTTATAGGAGCAGGGACAGATACAATAAGAATACAAGGTGTTGAAAAACTAAAGCCAACAAGATATGCAATTATACCAGACCAAATAGAAGCAGGAACATTTATGATTGCAGCAGCTGCTACAAAAGGACATATAAAGGTAAATAATATAATTCCTTTACATCTTGATTCTTTGTCAGCAAAGCTTATTGAGATGGGAGCAGAGGTTAATATTTACGAAGATTCAATAGAGGTAAAAGCAAATAACAGGCTTGAAAAAACATCCATTAAAACAATGCCATATCCTGGTTTTCCAACAGACTTACAACCTCAAATGGCTGTATTAATGGCAATAAGTGAAGGAACCAGTATAATTACAGAAGGTGTTTGGGAAAATAGATATCAATATGTTGAAGAACTCAAGAAAATGGGTGCAAATATAAAGGTTGATGGAAGACTTGCAGTAATTGAAGGGGTTGAAAAGCTTCAAGGTGCTGAGGTTTCTGCAACTGATCTTAGAGCAGGTGCAGCTCTTGTTTTGGCTGGACTTACCGCTGAAGGAAAAACTGAGATATATAATACAAGAAACATTGATAGAGGATATGAAGATATTGATAAAAAACTAAAGAGCTTAGGTGCTGAAATAAGTAGAGAAGAATAA
- a CDS encoding MBL fold metallo-hydrolase: MQDDIIFCPLYSGSSGNTILVSYKDTSILVDAGVSFKKVDMALKKIGFNKKIDAILLSHDHSDHTKCCGVYHRKLNIPIYTNFKTWEYIKNFSGKVDQNKVNIIETGSEFSIGSIGIKTFSIPHDAFDPVGFSFFIGDKKVSIATDMGHIHKNVVREIDNSDIILLESNHDVNMLLSGPYPYFLKQRIKGDKGHLSNEQAAQFILNLNLSKVKRIYLGHLSEENNHPSLAMVTVKSILNDKGVFDSFNFDIQIADRYEPSYCSIF; this comes from the coding sequence ATGCAAGATGATATAATTTTTTGCCCATTATATAGCGGAAGTAGTGGAAATACCATATTAGTTTCATATAAAGATACATCAATATTGGTTGATGCGGGTGTTAGCTTTAAAAAAGTTGATATGGCATTAAAAAAGATAGGATTTAATAAAAAGATTGATGCTATACTTTTAAGCCATGACCACTCAGATCATACAAAATGCTGTGGTGTTTACCATAGAAAGCTAAACATACCTATTTATACAAATTTTAAAACATGGGAGTATATAAAAAATTTTTCAGGCAAGGTAGACCAAAATAAAGTAAATATAATAGAAACAGGAAGTGAATTTTCTATTGGTAGCATTGGTATAAAAACATTTTCAATCCCTCATGATGCTTTTGATCCAGTAGGATTTAGCTTTTTTATTGGTGATAAGAAAGTTTCTATTGCTACAGATATGGGCCACATACATAAAAATGTAGTAAGAGAAATTGATAATTCGGATATAATATTACTTGAATCAAATCATGACGTTAATATGCTTTTATCAGGTCCTTATCCATATTTTTTAAAACAGAGGATAAAAGGTGATAAAGGACATTTATCTAATGAACAGGCAGCACAGTTTATCTTAAATTTAAATCTTTCAAAAGTAAAAAGAATTTATCTTGGGCATCTTAGTGAGGAAAACAATCATCCTTCTCTTGCTATGGTAACAGTGAAATCTATCTTAAACGATAAAGGCGTTTTTGATAGTTTTAATTTTGATATACAAATTGCAGATAGATACGAACCATCATATTGTTCGATATTTTAA
- a CDS encoding SGNH/GDSL hydrolase family protein, whose translation MKKVLLLGDSIRMGYQEYVKEGLKGLAEVVAPEENGRFAKYTLWGVNLWIKELGKPDIVHWNNGLWDVHHEAPMVEALTHIDEYVETLGRIINELKRTGAKIIFATTTPVQVDAIGRSNAEIDKYNKAAIELMQKEGIEVNDLYSLVKEDLNKYICDDKLHLSDEGYRRCAEKVVEVIKKYL comes from the coding sequence ATGAAAAAGGTATTATTGTTAGGTGATTCAATAAGAATGGGCTATCAAGAGTATGTAAAAGAAGGGTTAAAAGGCTTAGCCGAGGTTGTAGCACCTGAGGAAAATGGCCGTTTTGCAAAATATACATTATGGGGTGTAAACCTTTGGATAAAAGAATTAGGAAAGCCTGATATTGTTCATTGGAATAATGGACTTTGGGATGTGCACCATGAAGCACCAATGGTAGAAGCACTGACTCATATTGATGAATATGTTGAAACATTAGGTCGCATAATCAATGAACTAAAACGAACTGGTGCAAAGATAATATTTGCAACAACAACACCAGTACAAGTAGATGCAATAGGGAGAAGCAATGCTGAAATAGACAAATATAACAAAGCAGCTATTGAATTAATGCAAAAAGAGGGTATTGAGGTAAATGATTTATATAGCTTAGTAAAAGAGGACTTAAACAAATACATATGTGATGATAAACTTCATTTATCTGATGAAGGGTATAGAAGGTGTGCTGAAAAAGTAGTAGAGGTAATAAAAAAATATTTATGA
- a CDS encoding cytidine/deoxycytidylate deaminase family protein translates to MRPSWDEYFMQIVDIVKERSTCLRRKVGALIVKDKRILATGYNGAPTGLKHCEEVGCMREALNVPSGQRHELCRGLHAEQNAIIQAAKTGVVINDSIIYTTTYPCVICAKMIVNSGIKTVIYKGSYPDEMSQKIFEEANIEVIKYEK, encoded by the coding sequence ATGAGACCAAGCTGGGATGAATACTTTATGCAGATTGTAGATATAGTAAAAGAGAGATCAACCTGCCTCAGAAGAAAGGTTGGAGCACTAATAGTTAAAGATAAAAGAATACTTGCGACAGGTTATAATGGTGCCCCTACTGGTCTTAAACACTGTGAAGAGGTTGGGTGCATGCGTGAGGCATTAAATGTTCCATCAGGGCAAAGACATGAATTATGCCGTGGCCTTCATGCAGAGCAAAATGCTATAATTCAAGCAGCAAAAACTGGCGTTGTTATTAATGATAGCATAATATATACAACAACATATCCTTGTGTTATCTGTGCTAAGATGATTGTTAATTCTGGTATAAAAACTGTAATATATAAAGGTTCTTATCCAGATGAGATGAGCCAAAAGATATTTGAAGAGGCTAATATTGAGGTAATAAAATACGAAAAATAA
- a CDS encoding ABC transporter ATP-binding protein: MDKVLQVQELYMDYGSGNVLNGISFDVEAGQIIGYIGPNGAGKSTTIKIFLGMITNYKGKVEIFGEDIKGKVEYKKRIGYVPEIIEIYESLTAMEYLNFVGQLYGLSEIEISRKAAKLIDIFDLGDAIHSRLSTYSKGMKQKLAIISSLIHNPDLLFFDEPLTGLDANTAIIFKELMQELKKEGKTIFYSSHIMEVVEKVSDRIILLNQGKIVANAPFEELIKSAKQESLEQLFNQLTGFNNHYQIAKEIVNVVKGDVL, from the coding sequence ATGGATAAAGTATTACAAGTCCAAGAACTATACATGGATTATGGTTCTGGGAATGTACTAAATGGTATTAGCTTTGATGTAGAGGCTGGGCAAATCATAGGATATATTGGACCAAACGGTGCTGGTAAAAGCACTACAATTAAGATATTTTTGGGGATGATTACTAACTATAAAGGTAAAGTGGAAATATTTGGTGAGGACATTAAAGGAAAAGTTGAGTATAAAAAAAGAATTGGCTATGTTCCTGAGATTATTGAAATTTATGAAAGCCTTACTGCAATGGAATATTTGAATTTTGTGGGACAGTTATATGGACTTAGCGAAATTGAAATATCAAGAAAAGCAGCAAAATTAATTGATATATTTGATTTAGGTGATGCAATTCACTCTCGACTATCAACTTACTCAAAAGGTATGAAACAAAAACTTGCTATAATTTCAAGCCTTATTCATAACCCAGACTTATTATTTTTTGATGAACCTTTGACAGGTTTGGATGCAAATACTGCAATAATCTTTAAAGAGCTCATGCAAGAACTCAAAAAAGAAGGCAAAACTATCTTTTATTCATCACATATAATGGAAGTTGTAGAAAAGGTTAGTGATAGAATAATTTTATTAAATCAAGGTAAAATTGTTGCAAATGCTCCTTTTGAAGAACTTATAAAATCAGCAAAACAAGAAAGTTTGGAACAATTATTTAATCAGCTTACTGGATTTAATAATCACTATCAAATTGCAAAAGAGATAGTAAACGTTGTAAAAGGAGATGTGCTATGA
- a CDS encoding nucleotidyltransferase substrate binding protein has protein sequence MNTERLKERLNDYNKAVIRLKEALEENQANPLIYDAVIQRFEFTYELAWKLMKAYLEYIGITNVNSPRSAFKEAFSSGLILDGDIWIEMINARNLTSHTYDEELAKEIYNLIKQKFYNSFSTFLDRMVEMLK, from the coding sequence ATGAACACAGAAAGACTAAAAGAAAGGTTAAATGATTACAATAAAGCTGTAATAAGGCTTAAAGAAGCTTTAGAAGAAAACCAGGCTAATCCGCTAATCTATGATGCAGTTATTCAAAGATTTGAATTTACTTATGAGCTTGCATGGAAACTTATGAAAGCTTATCTTGAATACATTGGAATAACAAATGTAAATTCACCACGATCAGCTTTTAAAGAAGCTTTTTCTTCAGGTCTTATACTTGATGGTGATATATGGATTGAGATGATTAATGCTCGTAACCTAACTTCACATACATATGATGAAGAGCTGGCAAAAGAGATCTACAATCTGATAAAACAAAAGTTTTACAACTCTTTTTCTACATTTTTGGATAGAATGGTGGAGATGCTGAAATGA
- the upp gene encoding uracil phosphoribosyltransferase — protein sequence MIEYQKNVYVFDHPLIQHKLTLIRDKNTGVKEFRELVEEIAMLMAYEVTRNLPLKEVEIETPVGLAKSKVISGRKVGIVPILRAGLGMVDGMLKLIPAAKVGHIGLYRDPETLQPVEYYCKLPADVQERELIVLDPMLATGGSASAAMTFIKNRGCQSLKLMCLIAAPEGIKRLTQDHPDVEVYCAAVDEKLNDHGYIVPGLGDAGDRLFGTK from the coding sequence ATGATTGAATATCAAAAAAATGTTTATGTTTTCGACCATCCATTAATACAACATAAGTTAACACTTATTAGGGATAAAAATACCGGGGTTAAGGAATTCAGAGAACTTGTAGAAGAGATTGCTATGCTTATGGCCTATGAAGTCACAAGAAACCTTCCATTAAAAGAGGTTGAGATTGAAACACCAGTTGGCCTTGCAAAATCTAAGGTTATCTCAGGAAGAAAAGTAGGTATTGTTCCAATTCTAAGGGCAGGGCTTGGTATGGTAGATGGTATGCTTAAACTAATTCCTGCTGCGAAAGTAGGACATATCGGACTTTATAGGGACCCAGAGACACTTCAGCCAGTAGAATATTACTGCAAACTTCCAGCTGATGTGCAAGAAAGAGAACTAATTGTTTTAGACCCAATGCTTGCAACTGGAGGTTCTGCTTCTGCTGCCATGACATTTATCAAAAATAGAGGTTGTCAAAGTCTAAAGCTTATGTGTTTAATTGCAGCACCAGAAGGAATCAAAAGATTAACCCAAGACCATCCAGATGTTGAAGTTTATTGTGCTGCAGTTGATGAAAAGCTAAATGACCATGGATACATTGTTCCTGGGCTTGGAGATGCTGGAGACAGATTATTCGGAACAAAATAG